The genomic region GATCTCTGGAAATAGTAGTTACGAAATTTGCGCGTGGTAGAACTCCAATTAACTTTCAATATCAACCCCTTATTTAACACAAAGAAACAATGAAGATTCTATCTATTTTAGCTCTTTTTGCCATTGTTGGAAGCCCTGCGATTGCCGGCTGTTCCAACTACGAAGACGGCAGCTTGCCCAACACCCAAGCACCTCAATACCGGATCTGCTACGATGACGTCTGCGATGAGACTACATTAAGTTATGAATGTAGCAATATTAGAGGATCCCAAACCGGTTTCGCAATCGGATGGTCAATTGACGTCGTGATCGCAGAGAATGGCAATCAAACAACAATCATAGGATGGCAAGGTCGCGCTATCGAAGAGGCCAAGCATTATCGGTTGTCGGTCGAGAAAATAGTAGACTGATGTGATGGACCCTCAACTTTCGTAGGCAATTACGACTGTTTTTGAACGGTCTATCGCGCTGAATATCTCTTGCACCAAGTCGTAAAAGTTTTCTCGATACTAGCCGCATCGAGCGGGATCGACTTCTCGCCGCACCACTTGCGGAACGCGTCGGCCAACACGCGCAAGTCTGGCACATGACGTCCGTCGATACGTGGTGCATTATCCCGCGCAATCCGGTCCCATGGCTGGGCATCCTTTACGCTTCCAGAGGCCGGGAAAGCCATAACAGGTGTTTCTGCCGTTCCGTCCCGCCGCGCTTTTCGACCTACCTTGGGCCGATCCAATTCGGCCTTGGCAGACTTTTTCTGCGTCTGTTCTTTTTCTTCCCAAGAAATAGTCACACTGGCGACTGTCCGCCCGATCTTGTTAGGCGTGGCGGTCAGCGCCAAGCGCGAAAGCTGGCTAATCTCTTTAATAGCTGGCTGAACTACGTCGCGATTCAAGTTTGCAAATCGTGTAATCTTTCCTTCCGTCACCCCCAGCATGGCTCGCAATTCTGACACGGTAAAAGTTTTGCTAGCGATGTGCTTTAATCCCGTGAGGCTGGAAATATGTTGGAACAGCAGCACTGAATATTTACTGGTGAGGTGAAAAATAGTTTGGCGATCCATGATAGCCCAATGGATAGAAGCCTCTGCCATTTCGATAAACATTCGCCCAAAAAACCACGACAAAAGTGTGTCGCCACTGATAGGGTCTTTCCGGTTTAGAACGGCATGATCCAACAACCCGCCGATCACGATCCGATCTATATCCTCATCGGGATTGCCTTCCCGGATAACCACTGCTCGCAACTCCTCAAAAAGGGGCGTGAGACTGCCACGGCTATGATTGTTCATGCCGTCAATTTTGCGAATGTCCGATAAGCGAATTTCGTGGCGAACTGGCTCAGCCATACGCCCGCCTGCTGTCGCGATCATCAGATGCATCAGCTTGAGAGCGGCAAGACTCGGCGCATTTTGCATATAGACGCCCCGAGCCACCTCAGCGGGCAGCACAGTTTTGGTATCGTCATGAGCACGATCGGCTGCAACTTGAGTTGTCTTAATCATGGTAGGTTAAATAATGGGTTAAACTCTACCTGTAAATCTGTTATTTCGGCTGGATATCCTACTTTTGCGGCTGGATATCCTACTTATAAGGCCGCAAGTATATGAACTTAAAAACAAATTCAGGCATGAACTTATAGAACTTATAGAACAAGAAAGGCGCTACGCGCTTTTTTGGTAAATATGTCTTGGTTTAAGGGCGTGTTTTTGGTGTCTGTTACACTCAAACTGGATCGAGGCGGATATCCAGTTTGGCGCCTACAGCGTCAGCAAAGCGGGCCAG from Sulfitobacter donghicola DSW-25 = KCTC 12864 = JCM 14565 harbors:
- a CDS encoding replication initiation protein yields the protein MIKTTQVAADRAHDDTKTVLPAEVARGVYMQNAPSLAALKLMHLMIATAGGRMAEPVRHEIRLSDIRKIDGMNNHSRGSLTPLFEELRAVVIREGNPDEDIDRIVIGGLLDHAVLNRKDPISGDTLLSWFFGRMFIEMAEASIHWAIMDRQTIFHLTSKYSVLLFQHISSLTGLKHIASKTFTVSELRAMLGVTEGKITRFANLNRDVVQPAIKEISQLSRLALTATPNKIGRTVASVTISWEEKEQTQKKSAKAELDRPKVGRKARRDGTAETPVMAFPASGSVKDAQPWDRIARDNAPRIDGRHVPDLRVLADAFRKWCGEKSIPLDAASIEKTFTTWCKRYSAR